From Saccharothrix espanaensis DSM 44229, the proteins below share one genomic window:
- a CDS encoding TM0106 family RecB-like putative nuclease, with translation MTSQVQLDAGVVTRCRRRVHLEHDPAMRDAPKAPPDPTGQLRKADATEHRRVVAEALGRVVGSELLEVPQDVPSADRERVTAAAMAAGARFIWGAALPRDERGGRRGGIDLLVKDTTGYVPVLVVRHKVTDPGTGARTSPLSHPLPGGARVDPLRKVRPQPRDQLRLAHAQRQLQASGFAAAGRSYGGVVGMDGDVVVWHDLESPTWPGGRTALAEYDSRFSDRLAVATAATTGAHPLARPSRIVECRSCPWWPVCEVDLKDARDVSLVVRGEDAVALRKIGVSTVDDLAALDPQVPPATPLVGMLYPDAVILARAWLRDLTVVRRFPYMDVPRADVEVDVDMESFGDLGAYMWGCWLSGADVGEEPGYRAFATWDPLPCDDEARSFAEFWGWLTGVRLRARARGLTFRAYCYNELAENRWLLGSAERFKGRPGIPTVAQVREFITSDSWVDLFGIVQEQFLCAHGKGLKTIAPVAGFSWRDPEAGGENSMRWYRDAVGMDGPPPEPDQRRRLLEYNEDDVRATHALREWMTSDAMAGLPFAGDL, from the coding sequence GTGACTTCCCAGGTGCAGTTGGACGCCGGCGTGGTCACTCGTTGCCGGCGGCGGGTGCACCTCGAACACGATCCAGCGATGCGCGACGCCCCGAAAGCGCCGCCGGACCCGACCGGTCAACTGCGCAAGGCCGACGCGACCGAGCACCGGCGGGTCGTCGCCGAGGCGCTCGGCCGGGTCGTCGGCTCGGAGCTGCTGGAGGTCCCGCAGGACGTGCCCAGCGCCGACCGCGAACGGGTCACCGCCGCCGCGATGGCCGCCGGCGCCCGGTTCATCTGGGGCGCGGCGCTGCCCCGCGACGAGCGCGGCGGCCGGCGCGGCGGCATCGACCTGCTGGTCAAGGACACCACCGGGTACGTGCCGGTGCTGGTCGTGCGGCACAAGGTCACCGACCCGGGCACCGGCGCGCGCACGTCGCCGCTGTCGCACCCGCTGCCCGGCGGCGCGCGCGTCGACCCGCTGCGCAAGGTCCGCCCGCAGCCCCGCGACCAGCTCCGCCTGGCCCACGCCCAGCGCCAGTTGCAGGCCTCCGGGTTCGCCGCGGCAGGCCGCTCCTACGGCGGCGTGGTCGGCATGGACGGCGACGTCGTCGTGTGGCACGACCTCGAATCGCCCACCTGGCCCGGCGGCCGGACCGCGCTGGCCGAGTACGACTCCCGGTTCTCCGACCGGCTGGCCGTCGCCACCGCCGCCACGACCGGCGCGCACCCGCTGGCCCGGCCGTCGCGGATCGTGGAGTGCCGGTCCTGCCCGTGGTGGCCGGTGTGCGAGGTCGACCTGAAGGACGCGCGGGACGTCAGCCTGGTCGTGCGCGGCGAGGACGCCGTCGCGCTGCGCAAGATCGGCGTGTCCACGGTGGACGACCTGGCCGCGCTCGACCCGCAGGTGCCGCCGGCCACCCCGCTGGTCGGGATGCTCTACCCGGACGCGGTGATCCTGGCGCGGGCGTGGCTGCGCGACCTCACGGTGGTGCGGCGGTTCCCGTACATGGACGTGCCGCGCGCGGACGTCGAGGTGGACGTCGACATGGAGAGCTTCGGCGACCTCGGCGCGTACATGTGGGGCTGCTGGCTGTCCGGCGCGGACGTCGGCGAGGAGCCCGGCTACCGCGCGTTCGCCACCTGGGACCCGCTGCCGTGCGACGACGAGGCCCGGTCGTTCGCCGAGTTCTGGGGCTGGCTGACCGGCGTCCGGCTGCGCGCCCGCGCCCGCGGCCTGACCTTCCGCGCGTACTGCTACAACGAGCTCGCCGAGAACCGCTGGCTGCTCGGCTCGGCCGAGCGGTTCAAGGGCCGGCCCGGCATCCCGACCGTCGCGCAGGTGCGCGAGTTCATCACGTCCGACTCGTGGGTGGACCTGTTCGGCATCGTCCAGGAGCAGTTCCTGTGCGCCCACGGCAAGGGCCTCAAGACGATCGCCCCGGTCGCCGGGTTCTCCTGGCGCGACCCGGAGGCGGGCGGCGAGAACTCCATGCGCTGGTACCGCGACGCGGTCGGCATGGACGGCCCGCCACCCGAACCGGACCAGCGCCGGCGGCTGCTGGAGTACAACGAGGACGACGTCCGCGCCACCCACGCGCTGCGCGAGTGGATGACCTCGGACGCGATGGCCGGCCTCCCGTTCGCCGGCGACCTCTGA
- a CDS encoding DUF6474 family protein has protein sequence MARERSKGFTPGRAKNLVGVAKVVAPALIPVVAPLAARAAAAVSDRYDQYRARKLGVPVDELSRYSGHGARLYARITGFAQALEDVRGQDREYVESTEARLTQLTAAVRASERMPTPRRKAAHRAVGADLDVLEAELLRRLGVS, from the coding sequence ATGGCACGCGAACGGAGCAAGGGCTTCACGCCCGGCCGGGCGAAGAACCTGGTCGGTGTGGCCAAGGTCGTCGCGCCCGCGCTGATCCCCGTGGTGGCGCCGCTGGCGGCCCGCGCCGCGGCCGCGGTGAGCGACCGCTACGACCAGTACCGGGCCCGCAAACTGGGCGTTCCGGTGGACGAGCTGTCCCGGTACTCGGGGCACGGCGCGCGCCTCTACGCCCGGATCACCGGGTTCGCGCAGGCGTTGGAGGACGTACGCGGCCAAGACCGCGAGTACGTGGAGTCGACCGAGGCGCGCCTCACCCAGCTCACGGCGGCGGTGCGGGCGTCCGAGCGGATGCCCACACCGCGCCGCAAGGCCGCGCACCGGGCCGTGGGCGCGGACCTCGACGTGCTGGAAGCCGAGCTGCTCAGGCGCCTGGGCGTGTCCTGA
- a CDS encoding UDP-glucose dehydrogenase family protein — translation MFVRRIAVVGTGYVGLTTGACLASLGHRVVCADVDTLKVARLRAGQVDILEPGLTELVTEGQAAGRLEFVEGARAAVADAEVVFLCLPTPMGLGGAADLSAVESVARDLREVLPYGTVVVCKSTVPVGTSTRVADLVGREDVAVVSNPEFLREGSAVRDFLHPDRIVVGSDSPQAAERVAALFAKLGAPTVLMDAASAEMVKYAANCFLAMKLSYVNAIAELCELVGADVSAVTDGMGHDRRIGQSFLRPGPGWGGSCLPKDTHAMVRIAESVGVDFDLVRSTIDTNRRQQRRVVDKVRDAVGGTLAGARIGILGLAFKAGTNDLRDSPALAVAELLAFEGAELVAHDPEIGRPLVGMTVVDDAYLAVRDADAVVLLTEWPEFRALDWGRVADLMSGVVVLDTRNHLDADALHRAGLALRGLGRRQPAAAG, via the coding sequence ATGTTCGTCCGACGGATCGCGGTCGTGGGAACGGGTTACGTGGGCCTGACCACGGGGGCCTGCCTGGCCTCCCTGGGGCATCGGGTCGTCTGCGCCGACGTGGACACGCTGAAGGTCGCCCGGCTGCGCGCGGGCCAGGTCGACATCCTCGAACCGGGGCTGACCGAGCTGGTCACCGAGGGCCAGGCCGCCGGGCGGCTGGAGTTCGTGGAGGGCGCGCGGGCCGCCGTGGCCGACGCCGAGGTGGTGTTCCTGTGCCTGCCCACGCCGATGGGCTTGGGTGGCGCGGCGGACCTGTCCGCGGTCGAGTCGGTGGCCCGTGACCTGCGCGAGGTGCTCCCGTACGGGACGGTCGTGGTGTGCAAGTCCACGGTCCCGGTCGGCACCTCGACGCGGGTCGCGGACCTGGTCGGCCGGGAGGACGTGGCCGTGGTGTCGAACCCGGAGTTCCTGCGCGAGGGCAGCGCCGTGCGCGACTTCCTGCACCCGGACCGGATCGTCGTCGGCTCCGACTCGCCGCAGGCCGCCGAGCGGGTCGCCGCGCTGTTCGCCAAGCTCGGCGCGCCGACCGTGCTGATGGACGCGGCCAGCGCCGAGATGGTCAAGTACGCCGCCAACTGCTTCCTGGCGATGAAGCTGTCCTACGTGAACGCGATCGCCGAGCTGTGCGAGCTGGTCGGGGCGGACGTCTCGGCGGTGACCGACGGCATGGGCCACGACCGGCGGATCGGCCAGTCGTTCCTGCGGCCCGGACCCGGCTGGGGCGGGTCGTGCCTGCCCAAGGACACCCACGCCATGGTGCGGATCGCGGAGTCGGTGGGGGTCGACTTCGACCTGGTCCGGTCCACCATCGACACCAACCGGCGGCAGCAGCGGCGGGTGGTGGACAAGGTGCGCGACGCGGTCGGCGGCACGCTCGCCGGTGCCCGGATCGGCATCCTCGGGCTGGCGTTCAAGGCGGGCACCAACGACCTGCGGGACTCGCCGGCGCTGGCGGTGGCCGAGCTGCTCGCCTTCGAGGGCGCCGAGCTGGTCGCGCACGACCCCGAGATCGGCCGGCCGCTGGTCGGGATGACCGTCGTGGACGACGCCTACCTGGCCGTCCGGGACGCCGACGCGGTGGTGTTGCTCACGGAGTGGCCCGAGTTCCGGGCCCTGGACTGGGGTCGGGTGGCCGACCTGATGAGCGGTGTCGTGGTCCTCGACACCCGCAACCACCTCGACGCGGACGCCTTGCACCGCGCGGGTTTGGCGTTGCGGGGGCTCGGGCGCAGGCAGCCCGCGGCAGCCGGTTGA
- a CDS encoding SDR family NAD(P)-dependent oxidoreductase: protein MKIEGTAAIVTGGASGLGNATARALAAKGASVFALDIRVDDAEPVEGVTYLAADVTSEEDVQAAVDTAAGSGSPLRVVVNCAGIGPSTRTVGKTGPHPLDLYRKVIDVNLVGTFNVLRLAAAAMGRSEPLEHGQRGIVINTASIAAYDGQIGQVAYASSKAAVVGMTLPAARDLSSVGVRVMTIAPGIVDTPMLATVSEEFRAGLAAGVPFPKRLALPEEYAQLAVSIVEHDYLNGEVIRMDGALRMAPR, encoded by the coding sequence ATGAAGATCGAGGGAACCGCGGCGATCGTCACCGGCGGCGCGTCCGGCCTGGGCAACGCGACGGCGCGGGCGCTGGCCGCGAAGGGCGCGAGCGTGTTCGCCCTGGACATCCGGGTGGACGACGCGGAACCCGTCGAGGGCGTCACCTACCTGGCCGCCGACGTGACCTCCGAGGAGGACGTGCAGGCCGCGGTCGACACCGCCGCCGGCTCCGGCAGCCCGCTGCGCGTGGTGGTCAACTGCGCGGGCATCGGCCCGTCCACCCGCACCGTCGGCAAGACCGGCCCGCACCCGCTGGACCTCTACCGCAAGGTCATCGACGTGAACCTGGTCGGCACGTTCAACGTGCTGCGGCTCGCGGCGGCGGCGATGGGCAGGTCCGAGCCGCTGGAGCACGGCCAGCGCGGCATCGTGATCAACACCGCCTCCATCGCGGCCTACGACGGGCAGATCGGCCAGGTCGCCTACGCCTCGTCCAAGGCGGCCGTGGTCGGCATGACGCTGCCGGCCGCGCGCGACCTGTCGTCGGTGGGCGTGCGGGTGATGACGATCGCGCCGGGCATCGTGGACACGCCGATGCTGGCCACCGTCTCCGAGGAGTTCCGCGCGGGCCTGGCGGCGGGCGTGCCGTTCCCCAAGCGGCTGGCGCTGCCCGAGGAGTACGCGCAGCTCGCCGTCTCGATCGTGGAGCACGATTACCTCAACGGCGAGGTCATCCGGATGGACGGCGCCCTGCGCATGGCGCCTCGCTAG
- a CDS encoding BCCT family transporter — MPEPIEQPLPGEPRAERPSRIDPVVFGVAAAVALGFLVWGVFGTESLASAAKAALDWVIGHLGWAFVLVASGFVLFAVWLAVSRYGRIPLGRDDERPEFRTVSWIAMMFSAGMGIGLMFYGVNEPLSHFVKPPPGTVAAESDAALQTAMATTLFHWTVHPWAIYAVVGLAIAYGSFRRGRSQLISAAFAPLLGERRAGGPAGRAIDVLAIFATLFGSAASLGLGALQIGSGLTSAGWDVGNAVLVGIIAVLTVVFVASAVSGVAKGIQWLSNTNMVLAVVLAAFVFVVGPTVFVLNLVPAAIGDYFRDLADMAGRTAASGGDATEAWLSGWTIFYWAWWISWTPFVGMFIARISRGRTIRQFVTGVIGVPSAVSLIWFCVFGGTAIHLQRTGTDLAGQSSAESQLFGMLDQFPLAGVASVLVIVLVAIFFVSGADAASVVMGTLSQRGSITPSKGVVVFWGVLTGAVAAVMLLVGGSNALTGLQNLTIIAALPFAVVMVGLCVSLARDLRSDPMIRREERVAEVMEEVCFGPEETALLTVEQIVRTRPGA, encoded by the coding sequence CGGCCCAGCCGGATCGACCCCGTCGTCTTCGGCGTCGCCGCCGCTGTCGCGCTCGGTTTCCTGGTGTGGGGGGTCTTCGGCACGGAGTCGCTGGCCTCGGCCGCCAAGGCCGCCCTGGACTGGGTCATCGGCCACCTCGGCTGGGCGTTCGTGCTGGTCGCGTCCGGTTTCGTGCTGTTCGCGGTGTGGTTGGCGGTCAGCCGCTACGGTCGGATCCCGCTCGGTCGCGACGACGAGCGGCCCGAGTTCAGGACGGTCTCCTGGATCGCGATGATGTTCAGCGCGGGCATGGGCATCGGCCTGATGTTCTACGGCGTCAACGAGCCGCTGTCCCACTTCGTGAAACCACCACCGGGCACGGTCGCCGCCGAGAGCGACGCGGCCCTGCAGACCGCCATGGCGACCACCCTGTTCCACTGGACGGTCCACCCGTGGGCGATCTACGCCGTGGTCGGCCTGGCCATCGCCTACGGCAGCTTCCGGCGCGGGCGCAGCCAGCTGATCAGCGCCGCGTTCGCCCCGCTGCTCGGCGAGCGCCGGGCGGGCGGTCCGGCGGGCAGGGCGATCGACGTGCTGGCCATCTTCGCCACCCTGTTCGGCTCGGCCGCCTCGCTGGGGCTGGGCGCGCTGCAGATCGGCAGCGGGCTCACCTCGGCCGGCTGGGACGTCGGCAACGCCGTGCTGGTGGGCATCATCGCGGTGCTGACCGTGGTGTTCGTCGCGTCGGCGGTGTCCGGGGTGGCCAAGGGCATCCAGTGGCTGTCGAACACCAACATGGTGCTGGCCGTGGTGCTGGCGGCGTTCGTGTTCGTGGTCGGGCCGACGGTGTTCGTGCTGAACCTGGTCCCGGCCGCGATCGGCGACTACTTCCGCGACCTGGCCGACATGGCGGGCCGCACCGCCGCGTCCGGCGGCGACGCCACCGAGGCGTGGCTGTCCGGCTGGACGATCTTCTACTGGGCGTGGTGGATCTCGTGGACGCCGTTCGTCGGCATGTTCATCGCCCGGATCAGCCGGGGCCGCACCATCCGGCAGTTCGTGACCGGCGTGATCGGCGTGCCCAGCGCGGTCAGCCTGATCTGGTTCTGCGTGTTCGGCGGCACCGCGATCCACCTCCAGCGGACCGGCACCGACCTGGCCGGGCAGTCGTCGGCGGAGAGCCAGTTGTTCGGGATGCTCGATCAGTTCCCGCTGGCCGGTGTCGCCTCGGTGCTGGTGATCGTCCTGGTGGCGATCTTCTTCGTGTCCGGCGCGGACGCCGCGTCGGTGGTGATGGGCACGCTCTCGCAGCGCGGCTCGATCACGCCGTCGAAGGGCGTCGTGGTGTTCTGGGGCGTGCTGACCGGTGCCGTCGCGGCGGTGATGCTGCTGGTCGGCGGCTCGAACGCGCTGACCGGGCTGCAGAACCTGACGATCATCGCCGCGCTGCCGTTCGCGGTGGTCATGGTCGGGCTGTGCGTGTCGCTGGCGCGCGACCTGCGCAGCGACCCGATGATCCGGCGCGAGGAGCGGGTGGCCGAGGTGATGGAAGAGGTCTGCTTCGGGCCCGAGGAGACCGCGCTGCTCACCGTCGAGCAGATCGTCAGGACACGCCCAGGCGCCTGA
- the gmd gene encoding GDP-mannose 4,6-dehydratase has protein sequence MARALITGITGQDGRYLAELLHSKGYEVFGLVKGQSNPRAELVQQELPFVEVVSADLQDLTSLISAVEQTQPDEVYNLAAISFVALSFKQAELTSNVTGLGVLRMLEAIRMAGGSTNNPIRFYQASSSEMFGKVRETPQRETTPFYPRSPYGVAKVFGHDITVNYRDSYHLYACSGILFNHESPRRGLEFVTRKITNAVARIKLGLQDTLALGDLEPRRDWGFAGDYVQAMWQMLQQDEPDDYVIATGRTHRVRDFVHAAFAHAGIEDWEKHVTQDPRFFRPAEVDLLVGDASKAHEKLGWKPEVEFAELVAMMVDHDLEVEARKAGRQ, from the coding sequence GTGGCGCGTGCATTGATCACCGGTATCACCGGTCAGGACGGCCGTTATCTCGCCGAGCTCCTGCACAGCAAGGGGTACGAGGTCTTCGGCCTGGTCAAGGGGCAGAGCAACCCGCGCGCCGAGCTGGTGCAGCAGGAACTGCCGTTCGTCGAGGTGGTCTCGGCCGACCTCCAGGACCTGACCAGCCTCATCTCCGCCGTCGAGCAGACCCAGCCGGACGAGGTGTACAACCTCGCGGCCATCTCGTTCGTGGCGCTGAGCTTCAAGCAGGCCGAGCTGACCTCGAACGTCACCGGCCTGGGCGTCCTGCGGATGCTGGAGGCCATCCGGATGGCGGGCGGCAGCACCAACAACCCGATCCGCTTCTACCAGGCGTCCAGCTCCGAGATGTTCGGCAAGGTGCGGGAGACGCCGCAGCGCGAGACGACCCCGTTCTACCCGCGGTCGCCGTACGGCGTGGCCAAGGTCTTCGGCCACGACATCACGGTCAACTACCGCGACAGCTACCACCTCTACGCCTGCTCCGGGATCCTGTTCAACCACGAGTCGCCGCGCCGCGGGCTGGAGTTCGTCACCCGCAAGATCACCAACGCGGTGGCCCGGATCAAGCTCGGCCTGCAGGACACGCTGGCGCTGGGCGACCTCGAACCGCGCCGCGACTGGGGCTTCGCCGGCGACTACGTGCAGGCCATGTGGCAGATGCTCCAGCAGGACGAGCCCGACGACTACGTGATCGCGACCGGCCGCACGCACCGGGTGCGCGACTTCGTGCACGCCGCGTTCGCCCACGCGGGCATCGAGGACTGGGAGAAGCACGTCACCCAGGACCCGCGCTTCTTCCGCCCGGCCGAGGTCGACCTGCTGGTCGGCGACGCGTCCAAGGCGCACGAGAAGCTGGGCTGGAAGCCCGAGGTGGAGTTCGCCGAACTGGTCGCGATGATGGTCGACCACGACCTCGAAGTGGAAGCACGCAAGGCCGGCCGGCAGTGA
- a CDS encoding response regulator transcription factor → MADDQVLVRAGFRLLLDTEDGFEVVGEAGDGAEALLLAREHRPDVVVMDIRMPGVDGLTATRDICAELPDVKVLVLTTFDVDQYVFEALRGGASGFLLKDADPVELLRALTVVARGDALLAPSVTRRLIEEFAARPEHRRPDPKALRELTAREREILALVAGGLSNDEIAEHLVISPATSRTHVSRVMTKLAARDRAQLVVLAYESGLVRVRRP, encoded by the coding sequence CTGGCCGACGACCAGGTGCTGGTGCGGGCGGGGTTCCGCCTGCTGCTGGACACGGAGGACGGGTTCGAGGTGGTCGGCGAGGCCGGCGACGGGGCGGAGGCGCTGCTGCTGGCGCGTGAGCACCGGCCGGACGTCGTGGTGATGGACATCCGGATGCCCGGTGTGGACGGGCTGACCGCGACCCGGGACATCTGCGCCGAGCTGCCGGACGTGAAGGTCCTCGTGCTGACCACGTTCGACGTCGACCAGTACGTGTTCGAGGCGCTGCGCGGCGGCGCGTCGGGGTTCCTGCTCAAGGACGCCGACCCGGTCGAGCTGCTGCGCGCCCTGACCGTGGTGGCGCGGGGGGACGCGCTGCTCGCGCCGAGCGTCACCCGTCGCCTGATCGAGGAGTTCGCCGCTCGTCCGGAGCACCGCCGACCGGATCCGAAAGCGCTGCGTGAACTCACCGCCCGGGAACGGGAGATCCTGGCCCTGGTGGCGGGTGGCCTCTCCAACGACGAGATCGCCGAACACCTGGTCATCAGCCCGGCGACTTCGCGGACTCACGTGAGCCGGGTGATGACGAAACTGGCCGCGCGGGATCGGGCACAACTCGTCGTGCTCGCCTACGAATCGGGTTTGGTGCGCGTCCGAAGGCCATAA
- a CDS encoding sensor histidine kinase: MAWLAWVWFAATFVPLFWRRRYPVAVIAVTGVSTWLYYVTGHWGPLIVVPAFALLSLRRVRIAERRDRRMEEERLRIAREVHDVVAHSLAMINVQAGVAAHVADRRPEEAVKALKAIKEASGHALDDLRATLGVLRTGEGVTPVPSLSRLAELVGPVPKARVVGEPGELPAPVDAAAYRVVQESLTNALRYAPDATAITITFTRVEPVRGAAGRLEISVRDDGTDTAQAAQGAGSGLRGMRERVAALGGGLEAGPRPGGGFEVRAVLPWEVARDQGGAGRRPGAGAGGVPPAAGHGGRVRGGRRGRRRGGGAAAGA; encoded by the coding sequence GTGGCTTGGCTGGCGTGGGTGTGGTTCGCGGCGACGTTCGTGCCGCTGTTCTGGCGTCGCCGCTACCCGGTCGCCGTCATCGCGGTCACCGGGGTGTCCACGTGGCTCTACTACGTCACCGGCCACTGGGGCCCGCTGATCGTCGTCCCGGCGTTCGCGCTCCTCTCGCTGCGCCGGGTGCGCATCGCCGAACGCCGGGACCGCCGCATGGAGGAGGAACGCCTCCGGATCGCCCGCGAGGTGCACGACGTGGTCGCGCACAGCCTCGCCATGATCAACGTCCAGGCCGGTGTCGCGGCGCACGTCGCCGACCGCCGCCCGGAGGAGGCCGTGAAGGCGCTCAAGGCCATCAAGGAAGCCTCCGGCCACGCCTTGGACGACCTGCGCGCGACGCTCGGCGTCCTGCGCACCGGCGAGGGCGTCACGCCGGTGCCCTCGCTGTCCCGGCTGGCCGAGCTGGTCGGCCCGGTCCCGAAGGCGCGCGTGGTGGGCGAGCCGGGCGAGCTGCCGGCCCCGGTGGACGCGGCGGCGTACCGGGTGGTGCAGGAGTCGCTCACCAACGCCCTGCGCTACGCCCCGGACGCGACCGCGATCACGATCACGTTCACCCGGGTCGAGCCGGTGCGGGGTGCGGCGGGGCGGCTGGAGATCTCGGTGCGCGACGACGGCACGGACACCGCGCAGGCGGCGCAGGGCGCGGGGTCGGGGCTGCGCGGTATGCGGGAGCGGGTGGCGGCCCTGGGCGGTGGGCTGGAGGCCGGTCCCCGGCCGGGGGGCGGGTTCGAGGTGCGTGCGGTTCTGCCGTGGGAGGTGGCGCGTGATCAGGGTGGTGCTGGCCGACGACCAGGTGCTGGTGCGGGCGGGGTTCCGCCTGCTGCTGGACACGGAGGACGGGTTCGAGGTGGTCGGCGAGGCCGGCGACGGGGCGGAGGCGCTGCTGCTGGCGCGTGA
- a CDS encoding gamma-glutamyltransferase family protein — protein sequence MFTTRPELVGTHGMVASTHWLASSAGMAVLEDGGNAFDAAVTAGFVLQVVEPHLNGPGGEVPVVFTAAGEATPKVLCGQGVAPAGATTDHYRGLGLDLVPGSGLLAATVPGAWDGWLTLLRDYGTKSLRDVLGYAIGYARDGFPLLERVSATVETVSELFREHWRSSAGLWLADGKAPRPGARFRNPKLADTWEWLLAAGEAAGTDREAQIEAARRAWSQGFVAAQVEEFCRTAFRDDSGADHAGVLTGQDMASWQATYEDAVTADFDGWTVAKIGAWSQGPVLLQQLRLLESFGDRLSYVDGVPTPETVHLAVECAKLAFADREAWYGDSADVPLDTLLSKDYAQARSALVGETASLELRPGSPDGRDPVLPRHVLAGRSAIVTDGGGALGEPTVSRTGAVRGDTVHIDVVDRWGNLVSATPSGGWLQSSPTIPSLGFCLGTRAQMFWLDEGLPNTLAPGKRPRITLSPTLALRDGEPALGFGTPGGDQQDQWQLGFWLAHTVGGLNLQEAIDSPMWHSNAFPSSFYPRAWTPGELVVESRLGAAALESLRDRGHQVVDAGPWSLGRMSAVSRDPHDGFLRAAANARGNQGYAAGR from the coding sequence GTGTTCACAACCCGCCCTGAACTCGTCGGTACCCACGGCATGGTCGCGTCCACGCACTGGCTCGCCTCCAGCGCGGGCATGGCCGTGCTGGAGGACGGCGGCAACGCGTTCGACGCGGCCGTCACCGCGGGCTTCGTGCTGCAAGTCGTCGAGCCGCACCTGAACGGTCCGGGCGGCGAGGTGCCCGTGGTGTTCACCGCGGCGGGCGAGGCGACCCCGAAGGTGCTGTGCGGCCAGGGCGTCGCCCCGGCCGGGGCGACCACCGACCACTACCGCGGCCTGGGCCTGGACCTGGTGCCGGGCAGCGGGCTGCTCGCGGCGACCGTGCCGGGCGCCTGGGACGGCTGGCTGACGCTGCTGCGCGACTACGGGACCAAGTCGCTGCGGGACGTGCTCGGGTACGCCATCGGGTACGCGCGCGACGGGTTCCCGCTGCTGGAGCGCGTGTCGGCGACCGTCGAGACGGTCTCGGAGCTGTTCCGCGAGCACTGGCGCTCGTCGGCGGGGCTGTGGCTGGCCGACGGGAAGGCACCCCGGCCGGGCGCGCGGTTCCGCAACCCGAAGCTGGCCGACACGTGGGAGTGGCTGCTCGCCGCCGGCGAGGCCGCCGGGACCGACCGCGAGGCGCAGATCGAGGCGGCGCGGCGGGCCTGGTCGCAGGGTTTCGTCGCCGCGCAGGTGGAGGAGTTCTGCCGGACCGCGTTCCGCGACGACTCCGGTGCCGACCACGCGGGCGTGCTGACCGGGCAGGACATGGCGTCCTGGCAGGCGACCTACGAGGACGCGGTGACCGCGGACTTCGACGGGTGGACGGTCGCGAAGATCGGCGCGTGGTCGCAGGGACCGGTGCTGTTGCAGCAGTTGCGGCTGCTGGAGTCGTTCGGCGACCGGCTGTCCTACGTCGACGGCGTGCCGACGCCCGAGACGGTGCACCTGGCGGTGGAGTGCGCCAAGCTGGCCTTCGCCGACCGCGAGGCCTGGTACGGCGACAGCGCGGACGTGCCGCTGGACACCCTGCTGTCGAAGGACTACGCGCAAGCCCGCAGCGCTCTGGTCGGGGAGACCGCCTCCCTCGAACTGCGCCCCGGGTCCCCGGACGGGCGGGACCCGGTGCTGCCGCGGCACGTGCTCGCCGGCCGTTCCGCCATCGTCACCGACGGCGGTGGCGCGCTCGGCGAGCCCACCGTCTCGCGGACCGGCGCGGTCCGCGGCGACACGGTGCACATCGACGTGGTGGACCGCTGGGGCAACCTGGTGTCGGCCACCCCGTCCGGCGGCTGGCTCCAGTCGTCGCCGACCATCCCGTCGCTCGGGTTCTGCCTGGGCACCCGCGCGCAGATGTTCTGGCTGGACGAGGGCCTGCCCAACACCCTCGCCCCCGGCAAGCGGCCGAGGATCACGCTGTCCCCGACGCTGGCGCTGCGCGACGGCGAGCCGGCCCTCGGCTTCGGCACGCCCGGCGGCGACCAGCAGGACCAGTGGCAGCTCGGGTTCTGGCTGGCGCACACCGTCGGCGGCCTGAACCTCCAGGAGGCCATCGACTCGCCGATGTGGCACAGCAACGCGTTCCCGAGCTCGTTCTACCCGAGGGCGTGGACGCCCGGCGAGCTGGTGGTCGAGTCGCGGCTGGGCGCGGCGGCGCTGGAGTCGCTGCGGGACCGCGGTCACCAGGTGGTCGACGCGGGCCCGTGGTCGCTCGGCCGGATGTCCGCGGTGTCCCGGGACCCGCACGACGGCTTCCTCCGCGCCGCCGCCAACGCCCGCGGCAACCAGGGCTACGCCGCCGGCCGCTGA